One genomic segment of Impatiens glandulifera chromosome 6, dImpGla2.1, whole genome shotgun sequence includes these proteins:
- the LOC124944064 gene encoding uncharacterized protein LOC124944064: MTRQNMFACFRGRRHVGGESNPDESRSMDARTTTVDDDTVEERRRRGGAVVVELFSSQGCATSPEAELVVSRIGKGNSTTTTTDNEAERAPAVIVLSFHVDYWDYTGWKDPFGSSQWTVRQKAYVESFNLDTMFTPQVVIQGKAQCVGNDEEGLLSCIASAPRFPPPSFKATFERTSADSLQVSLSGALLRSKVESNGGGNVGVVVDILVALYENGLVTNCSSGANEGKILPADFVVRGLQKLCSVKDISPKKTLTAGSITFKLWEGFKSIKCGLALFVQNQHHHQIMGAITFKLPDDL, from the exons ATGACGCGACAAAATATGTTTGCGTGCTTCCGCGGCAGACGCCACGTCGGAGGAGAGTCCAACCCGGACGAATCGAGGTCAATGGACGCGAGGACCACCACCGTGGATGATGATACGGTGGAGGAGCGGAGGAGGAGGGGAGGGGCGGTGGTGGTGGAACTGTTCTCGTCGCAGGGATGCGCAACGTCTCCGGAGGCAGAGCTGGTGGTGTCGAGGATCGGGAAAGGTAATAGTACTACTACTACGACTGATAATGAGGCGGAAAGGGCGCCGGCGGTGATCGTGCTGTCGTTCCACGTAGATTATTGGGATTACACGGGTTGGAAGGATCCGTTCGGATCGAGCCAATGGACGGTGAGGCAAAAGGCGTACGTGGAAAGCTTCAATCTGGACACCATGTTTACGCCTCAGGTTGTGATTCAGGGAAAGGCCCAGTGCGTTGGGAATGACGAGGAGGGTCTGCTCTCCTGCATCGCCTCCGCACCTCGATTCCCTCCTCCATCCTTTAag GCAACATTCGAGAGGACATCAGCAGATTCCCTGCAAGTCTCTCTGTCAGGGGCATTATTAAGGTCGAAAGTGGAGAGCAATGGAGGAGGAAATGTGGGGGTAGTCGTCGACATTCTCGTGGCTCTGTACGAGAATGGGCTGGTAACCAACTGCTCAAGCGGGGCAAATGAGGGGAAGATCCTTCCCGCTGACTTTGTGGTTAGGGGACTCCAGAAGCTCTGTTCGGTCAAGGACATCTCCCCAAAGAAGACGCTCACGGCCGGAAGTATAACTTTCAAGCTTTGGGAAGGCTTCAAAAGCATCAAATGTGGCCTGGCTCTCTTCGTTCAGAATCAACACCACCACCAGATCATGGGTGCAATCACTTTTAAGCTTCCCGATGACCTCTAG